Proteins co-encoded in one Bradyrhizobium sp. 170 genomic window:
- the rpsL gene encoding 30S ribosomal protein S12 encodes MPTINQLIANPRAVQKSRKKVPALQQSPQKRGVCTRVYTTTPKKPNSALRKVAKVRLTNGFEVIGYIPGEGHNLQEHSVVMIRGGRVKDLPGVRYHILRGVLDTQGVKNRKQRRSKYGAKRPK; translated from the coding sequence ATGCCGACGATCAACCAGCTGATCGCAAATCCGCGTGCGGTGCAGAAGTCACGCAAGAAGGTGCCGGCGCTGCAGCAGTCGCCGCAGAAGCGCGGTGTTTGCACGCGCGTCTACACCACGACCCCGAAGAAGCCGAACTCGGCGCTTCGTAAGGTCGCCAAGGTGCGCCTGACCAACGGCTTCGAAGTGATCGGTTACATCCCGGGTGAAGGCCATAACCTTCAGGAGCACTCGGTGGTCATGATCCGCGGCGGCCGCGTCAAGGACTTGCCCGGCGTTCGCTACCACATCCTCCGCGGCGTCCTCGATACCCAGGGCGTCAAGAACCGTAAGCAGCGTCGTTCGAAGTACGGCGCGAAGCGTCCGAAGTAA
- the rpsS gene encoding 30S ribosomal protein S19: MVRSVWKGPFVEASLLKKADAARASGRHDVIKIWSRRSTILPQFVGLVFGVYNGQKHVPVSINEEMVGHKFGEFSPTRTFHGHSGDKKAKKA, from the coding sequence ATGGTACGTTCAGTCTGGAAAGGCCCGTTCGTCGAAGCCTCTCTGCTCAAGAAGGCAGATGCTGCGCGCGCGTCCGGCCGTCACGACGTCATCAAGATCTGGAGCCGCCGCTCGACCATCCTGCCGCAGTTCGTCGGCCTGGTTTTCGGCGTCTACAACGGCCAGAAGCATGTGCCGGTATCGATCAACGAGGAAATGGTGGGTCACAAGTTCGGCGAGTTCTCGCCGACCCGTACCTTCCATGGCCATTCTGGCGACAAGAAAGCCAAGAAGGCTTGA
- the tuf gene encoding elongation factor Tu — translation MAKAKFERNKPHCNIGTIGHVDHGKTSLTAAITKVLAETGGATFTAYDQIDKAPEEKARGITISTAHVEYETTNRHYAHVDCPGHADYVKNMITGAAQMDGAILVVSAADGPMPQTREHILLARQVGVPALVVFLNKCDMVDDPELLELVELEVRELLSKYEFPGDTIPIVKGSALAALEDKDKALGHDAILELMKQVDAYIPQPERPIDQPFLMPVEDVFSISGRGTVVTGRVERGIVKVGEEIEIVGLRDTQKTIVTGVEMFRKLLDQGQAGDNIGALLRGTKREEVERGQVLCKPGSVKPHTKFKAEAYILTKEEGGRHTPFFTNYRPQFYFRTTDVTGVVHLPEGTEMVMPGDNIAMEVHLIVPIAMEEKLRFAIREGGRTVGAGVVASIIE, via the coding sequence ATGGCCAAAGCAAAGTTTGAACGTAATAAACCGCACTGCAACATCGGAACCATCGGTCACGTCGACCATGGCAAGACCTCGCTGACCGCAGCGATCACCAAGGTGCTGGCTGAAACCGGCGGTGCGACGTTCACGGCGTACGACCAGATCGACAAGGCGCCGGAAGAGAAGGCGCGCGGCATCACGATCTCGACCGCCCACGTCGAATACGAAACCACCAACCGGCACTACGCCCACGTCGACTGTCCGGGCCACGCCGACTACGTGAAGAACATGATCACCGGCGCAGCCCAGATGGATGGCGCGATCCTGGTCGTGTCGGCCGCCGACGGCCCGATGCCGCAGACCCGCGAACACATCCTGCTCGCCCGTCAGGTCGGCGTTCCCGCGCTCGTCGTGTTCCTGAACAAGTGCGACATGGTCGACGATCCGGAACTGCTCGAACTCGTCGAGCTCGAAGTTCGCGAACTGCTGTCGAAGTACGAATTCCCGGGCGACACCATCCCGATCGTCAAGGGTTCGGCGCTCGCCGCCCTTGAAGACAAGGACAAGGCGCTTGGTCACGACGCCATCCTCGAGCTGATGAAGCAGGTCGACGCGTACATTCCGCAGCCGGAGCGTCCGATCGACCAGCCGTTCCTGATGCCGGTGGAAGACGTGTTCTCGATCTCGGGCCGCGGCACCGTTGTGACCGGTCGTGTCGAGCGCGGCATCGTCAAGGTCGGCGAGGAAATCGAAATCGTCGGTCTGCGCGATACCCAGAAGACCATCGTCACCGGCGTCGAAATGTTCCGCAAGCTGCTCGATCAGGGCCAGGCCGGCGACAACATCGGTGCGCTGCTCCGCGGCACCAAGCGCGAGGAAGTCGAGCGCGGCCAGGTGCTGTGCAAGCCGGGTTCGGTCAAGCCGCACACCAAGTTCAAGGCTGAGGCCTACATCCTGACCAAGGAAGAGGGCGGTCGTCACACCCCGTTCTTCACCAACTACCGGCCCCAGTTCTACTTCCGCACCACCGACGTGACCGGCGTCGTGCATCTGCCCGAAGGCACCGAAATGGTGATGCCGGGCGACAACATCGCGATGGAAGTGCACCTGATCGTGCCGATCGCGATGGAAGAAAAGCTGCGCTTCGCGATCCGTGAAGGCGGCCGCACCGTCGGCGCCGGCGTCGTCGCCTCCATCATCGAGTAA
- the rplC gene encoding 50S ribosomal protein L3 — protein MRSGVIAQKVGMTRVFTETGEHIPVTVLKLGNCQVLGHRTTEKNGYVALQLGSGTRKTVYLPKAERGQFAVSKVEPKRKVTEFRVSEDALIPVGAEIQADHFVVGQFVDVTGTSVGKGFAGGMKRWNFGGLRATHGVSVSHRSIGSTGGRQDPGKTFKNKKMPGHMGVDRITTLNLRVVQTDVERGLILVEGAVPGSKGGWISVRDAVKKPLPKDAPKPGKFKVAGGEQAQAPAEQEGA, from the coding sequence ATGCGCTCCGGAGTGATCGCACAAAAGGTCGGGATGACGCGGGTCTTTACGGAGACCGGCGAACATATCCCTGTGACCGTGCTGAAGCTGGGCAATTGCCAGGTGCTGGGCCACCGCACGACCGAGAAGAACGGTTATGTCGCGCTGCAGCTCGGTTCGGGTACCCGCAAGACCGTCTATCTGCCGAAGGCAGAGCGCGGCCAGTTTGCGGTGTCCAAGGTCGAGCCCAAGCGGAAGGTCACCGAGTTCCGCGTGTCGGAAGACGCGCTGATCCCGGTTGGCGCCGAGATTCAGGCGGACCATTTCGTGGTCGGCCAGTTCGTCGACGTCACCGGCACCTCGGTCGGTAAGGGTTTTGCCGGCGGCATGAAGCGCTGGAATTTCGGCGGTCTGCGCGCCACCCACGGTGTGTCGGTTTCGCATCGTTCGATCGGTTCGACCGGCGGACGTCAGGATCCCGGCAAGACCTTCAAGAACAAGAAGATGCCCGGTCACATGGGTGTCGATCGCATCACCACGCTCAATCTGCGTGTGGTGCAGACCGACGTCGAGCGCGGCCTGATCCTCGTCGAAGGCGCCGTTCCCGGCTCCAAGGGCGGCTGGATCTCGGTACGCGACGCTGTCAAGAAGCCGCTGCCGAAGGATGCTCCGAAGCCCGGCAAGTTCAAGGTCGCCGGCGGTGAGCAGGCTCAGGCTCCGGCCGAGCAGGAGGGCGCGTGA
- the rpsG gene encoding 30S ribosomal protein S7: MSRRHSAEKREVNPDPKFGNIIITKFMNSIMYDGKKSAAESIVYGALAMIEAKTKQGPLPVFEQALENVMPTIEVRSRRVGGATYQVPVEVRSVRRQALGIRWIITAARDRNEKTMTERLSAELLDASNNRGNAVKKREDVHRMAEANRAFSHYRW, from the coding sequence ATGTCTCGTCGCCATTCTGCTGAAAAGCGTGAAGTGAACCCGGATCCGAAGTTCGGGAACATCATCATCACGAAGTTCATGAACTCGATCATGTACGACGGCAAGAAGTCCGCCGCCGAGAGCATCGTCTACGGCGCGCTCGCCATGATCGAAGCCAAGACCAAGCAGGGTCCGCTGCCGGTTTTCGAGCAGGCGCTGGAAAACGTCATGCCGACGATCGAAGTGCGTTCGCGCCGCGTCGGTGGCGCCACCTACCAGGTGCCGGTCGAAGTGCGTTCGGTTCGCCGTCAGGCGCTGGGCATTCGCTGGATCATCACGGCAGCGCGCGATCGCAACGAAAAGACGATGACGGAGCGGCTCTCGGCCGAGCTGCTCGACGCGTCGAACAACCGGGGTAACGCCGTCAAGAAGCGTGAAGACGTGCATCGGATGGCGGAAGCCAACCGTGCCTTCTCGCACTATCGCTGGTAA
- the rplB gene encoding 50S ribosomal protein L2, translating to MALKTYNPTTPGQRQLVMVDRSALYKGKPVKALTEGKISNGGRNNTGRITVRFRGGGHKKAYRMVDFKRNKVDVPAVVERLEYDPNRTAFIALIKYQDGEQAYILAPQRLAVGDSVVAGNYVDVKPGNVMPLGNMPVGTIIHNIEMKIGKGGQIARSAGTYAQIVGRDQDYVILRLNSGEQRLVHGRCRGTIGAVSNPDHMNISIGKAGRTRWLGWRPHNRGVVMNPIDHPHGGGEGRTSGGRHPVTPWGKPTKGKKTRSNKSTNRFILLSRHKRKK from the coding sequence ATGGCATTGAAAACATACAATCCGACGACGCCGGGCCAGCGCCAGCTGGTGATGGTCGACCGTTCGGCCCTCTATAAGGGCAAGCCCGTCAAGGCGTTGACCGAGGGCAAGATCAGCAATGGCGGCCGCAACAACACCGGCCGTATCACGGTGCGTTTCCGCGGCGGTGGCCACAAGAAGGCCTACCGCATGGTGGACTTCAAGCGGAACAAGGTCGATGTTCCCGCGGTCGTCGAGCGGCTGGAATACGATCCGAACCGCACCGCGTTCATCGCGCTGATCAAGTATCAGGACGGCGAGCAGGCCTACATCCTGGCGCCGCAGCGCCTGGCTGTTGGCGACAGCGTGGTTGCGGGCAACTATGTCGACGTCAAGCCCGGCAATGTCATGCCGCTCGGCAACATGCCGGTCGGCACCATCATCCACAATATCGAGATGAAGATCGGGAAGGGCGGCCAGATCGCGCGTTCGGCCGGCACCTACGCCCAGATCGTCGGCCGCGACCAGGACTACGTCATTCTGCGCCTCAACTCGGGCGAGCAGCGCCTGGTGCACGGCCGTTGCCGCGGCACCATCGGTGCGGTGTCGAACCCCGATCACATGAATATCTCGATCGGCAAGGCCGGCCGTACCCGCTGGCTGGGCTGGCGTCCGCATAACCGCGGCGTCGTCATGAACCCGATCGACCATCCGCACGGCGGCGGCGAAGGCCGCACCTCGGGCGGCCGCCACCCGGTCACGCCGTGGGGCAAGCCGACCAAGGGCAAGAAGACCCGTTCGAACAAGTCGACCAATCGATTCATCCTCCTAAGCCGCCACAAGCGGAAGAAGTAA
- the rplD gene encoding 50S ribosomal protein L4, with protein sequence MELKVTTLEGKEAGSVQLSDAIFGLEPRADIIQRCVQWQLNKRQAGTHKTQGRADVWRTGKKMYKQKGTGGARHGSARVPQFRGGGRAFGPVVRSHATDLPKKVRALALKHALSAKAKDGGLIVIDNAQIKDAKTKALVGHFSGLGLTNALIIDGAEVHAGFATAARNIPNIDVLPIQGINVYDILRRQKLVLTKAAVDALEARFK encoded by the coding sequence ATGGAACTGAAAGTCACGACCCTTGAAGGCAAGGAAGCCGGTTCGGTCCAGCTCTCGGACGCGATCTTCGGTCTCGAGCCGCGCGCCGACATCATCCAGCGTTGCGTGCAATGGCAGCTCAACAAGCGCCAGGCCGGAACGCACAAGACGCAGGGCCGCGCCGACGTCTGGCGCACCGGCAAGAAGATGTACAAGCAGAAGGGCACCGGCGGCGCCCGTCACGGCTCGGCCCGCGTGCCGCAGTTCCGCGGCGGTGGCCGTGCGTTCGGTCCGGTGGTTCGCTCGCACGCGACCGACCTGCCGAAGAAGGTGCGCGCGCTGGCGCTCAAGCATGCCCTGTCGGCGAAGGCCAAGGACGGCGGCCTGATCGTGATCGACAATGCGCAGATCAAGGACGCCAAGACCAAGGCGCTGGTCGGTCATTTCTCAGGGTTGGGCCTGACCAATGCGCTGATCATCGACGGCGCCGAGGTGCATGCCGGTTTCGCGACCGCTGCGCGCAACATTCCGAATATCGACGTGCTGCCGATCCAGGGCATCAACGTCTACGACATTCTGCGTCGTCAGAAGCTGGTGCTGACGAAGGCGGCAGTCGATGCGCTGGAGGCGCGCTTCAAATGA
- the fusA gene encoding elongation factor G produces MSRVHAIENYRNFGIMAHIDAGKTTTTERILYYTGKSHKIGEVHEGAATMDWMEQEQERGITITSAATTAFWEGKRLNIIDTPGHVDFTIEVERSLRVLDGAVCVLDSNQGVEPQTETVWRQGDKYKVPRIVFANKMDKTGADFYKCMQDIVDRLGAKPIAIQLPIGSENNFKGLVDLVRMKGVVWEEEKLDAKFVDIDIPEDMVEKAKEYREKLLEAAVELDDEVLAAYLDGKEPDEATLKRMIRKAVLTGAFFPVLCGSAFKNKGVQPLLDAVVDYLPSPVDVPAIKGVDEDGNEVVRLPNDKEPLALLAFKIMDDPFVGTITFCRIYSGTLLSGTGVINSTRDRKERIGRMLLMHANNREDIKEAYAGDIVALAGLKEARTGDTLCDPDKAVILEKMEFPEPVIEIAIEPKSKADQEKLGVALAKLAAEDPSFRVSTDQESGQTILKGMGELHLDIKVDILRRTYKVDANIGAPQVAFRERVTKRAEVKYTHKKQTGGTGQFAEVSIIVEPNEPGKGYEFESKIVGGAVPKEYIPGVEKGLNSVMGSGVVAGFPVVDVKVQLVDGKYHDVDSSALAFEIASRAAFREALQKGKSVLLEPIMKVEVVTPEDYTGSVIGDLNSRRGQIQGQDMRGNANVINAMVPLMNMFGYVNNLRSMSQGRATFTMQFDHYAEAPANVSAEVQKKFA; encoded by the coding sequence ATGTCCCGCGTTCATGCCATAGAGAACTACCGTAACTTCGGTATCATGGCGCATATCGATGCCGGCAAGACCACAACCACCGAACGCATCCTCTATTATACCGGCAAGAGCCACAAAATCGGCGAAGTGCACGAAGGTGCTGCGACGATGGACTGGATGGAGCAGGAGCAGGAGCGCGGCATTACGATCACGTCGGCTGCGACCACCGCTTTCTGGGAAGGCAAGCGTCTCAACATCATCGACACTCCCGGCCACGTCGACTTCACCATCGAAGTCGAGCGTTCGCTGCGCGTGCTCGACGGCGCGGTATGCGTGCTCGATTCCAACCAGGGCGTTGAGCCGCAGACCGAGACCGTCTGGCGTCAGGGCGACAAGTACAAGGTTCCGCGCATCGTCTTCGCCAACAAGATGGATAAGACCGGCGCCGACTTCTACAAATGCATGCAGGATATTGTCGATCGCCTCGGCGCCAAGCCGATTGCGATCCAGCTTCCGATCGGCTCCGAGAACAACTTCAAGGGTCTGGTCGATCTCGTTCGCATGAAGGGCGTGGTCTGGGAAGAAGAGAAGCTCGACGCCAAGTTCGTAGACATCGATATTCCCGAGGACATGGTCGAGAAGGCCAAGGAATATCGCGAGAAGCTGCTGGAAGCCGCCGTCGAACTCGACGACGAAGTCCTTGCCGCTTACCTCGACGGTAAGGAGCCCGATGAGGCGACGTTGAAGCGCATGATCCGCAAGGCCGTGCTGACTGGCGCGTTCTTCCCGGTACTGTGCGGCTCGGCGTTCAAGAACAAGGGCGTGCAGCCTTTGCTCGACGCGGTCGTGGATTATCTGCCGTCGCCGGTTGACGTGCCCGCCATCAAGGGTGTCGATGAAGACGGCAACGAGGTCGTTCGTCTGCCGAACGACAAGGAGCCGCTGGCTCTGTTGGCGTTCAAGATCATGGACGACCCGTTCGTCGGCACCATCACCTTCTGCCGCATCTATTCCGGCACGCTGCTGTCGGGTACCGGCGTCATCAATTCGACGCGCGACCGCAAGGAGCGCATCGGCCGCATGTTGTTGATGCATGCGAACAACCGCGAAGACATCAAGGAAGCCTATGCCGGCGACATCGTTGCGCTGGCTGGCCTGAAGGAAGCGCGCACCGGTGACACGCTGTGCGATCCCGACAAGGCGGTGATCCTCGAAAAGATGGAATTCCCGGAGCCGGTGATCGAAATCGCGATCGAGCCGAAATCGAAGGCCGACCAGGAAAAGCTCGGCGTCGCACTGGCGAAGCTCGCTGCGGAAGATCCGTCGTTCCGCGTCTCGACCGACCAGGAGTCCGGCCAGACCATCCTCAAGGGCATGGGCGAACTCCATCTCGACATCAAGGTCGACATCCTCCGCCGCACCTACAAGGTCGACGCCAACATCGGCGCGCCGCAGGTGGCGTTCCGCGAGCGGGTCACCAAGCGCGCTGAAGTCAAGTACACGCACAAGAAACAGACCGGCGGTACCGGTCAGTTCGCCGAAGTGTCGATCATCGTCGAGCCGAACGAGCCCGGCAAGGGCTACGAGTTCGAATCGAAGATCGTCGGCGGCGCGGTGCCGAAGGAATACATCCCCGGTGTCGAAAAGGGCCTCAACAGCGTGATGGGCTCGGGCGTGGTCGCCGGCTTCCCGGTGGTGGACGTCAAGGTTCAGCTGGTCGACGGCAAGTATCACGACGTCGACTCCTCGGCGCTGGCCTTCGAAATCGCATCGCGCGCGGCATTCCGCGAAGCGCTGCAGAAGGGCAAGTCCGTTCTGCTCGAGCCGATCATGAAGGTCGAAGTGGTAACCCCGGAAGACTACACCGGTTCCGTCATCGGCGACCTGAACTCGCGGCGCGGCCAGATCCAGGGCCAGGACATGCGCGGCAACGCCAACGTCATCAACGCGATGGTGCCGCTCATGAACATGTTCGGATACGTGAATAACCTGCGCTCGATGAGCCAGGGACGCGCGACCTTTACGATGCAATTCGATCACTACGCTGAAGCGCCGGCGAACGTGTCGGCAGAAGTCCAGAAGAAGTTTGCCTGA
- a CDS encoding 50S ribosomal protein L23: MKNIDPRHYDVIVAPVVTEKATVASEHNKVVFRVASKATKPQIKEAVEKLFDVKVKRVNTLVRKGKTKVFRGNFGSQSDVKRAVVTLEEGHRIDVTTGL; this comes from the coding sequence ATGAAGAACATCGATCCGCGCCATTACGACGTGATCGTAGCTCCTGTCGTCACCGAAAAGGCGACGGTAGCGTCCGAGCACAACAAGGTCGTGTTCAGGGTCGCCAGCAAGGCGACCAAGCCGCAAATCAAGGAAGCCGTCGAAAAGCTGTTCGACGTCAAGGTGAAGCGCGTGAACACGCTGGTCCGCAAGGGCAAGACCAAGGTGTTCCGCGGCAATTTCGGTTCGCAGTCGGACGTGAAGCGGGCGGTCGTGACCCTCGAAGAGGGCCACCGCATCGACGTCACTACCGGACTATAA
- the rpsJ gene encoding 30S ribosomal protein S10, translating into MNGQNIRIRLKAFDHRILDTSTREIVNTAKRTGAQVRGPIPLPTRIEKFTVNRSPHVDKKSREQFEMRTHKRLLDIVDPTPQTVDALMKLDLAAGVDVEIKL; encoded by the coding sequence ATGAACGGCCAAAATATTCGCATCCGTCTCAAGGCGTTCGACCATCGTATCCTCGATACGTCGACCCGCGAGATCGTGAACACGGCGAAACGTACCGGTGCCCAGGTTCGCGGACCTATCCCGCTGCCCACCCGCATCGAGAAGTTCACCGTCAACCGTTCACCGCACGTCGACAAGAAGAGCCGCGAGCAATTCGAGATGCGCACCCACAAGCGCCTTCTCGACATCGTCGATCCGACCCCGCAGACCGTCGATGCCCTCATGAAGCTCGATCTGGCCGCCGGTGTCGACGTCGAGATCAAGCTCTAA